The Desulfonatronospira thiodismutans ASO3-1 DNA segment TGAAATTCAAAAGATACTGAATATTTCTTCCAGGTGGGAGCTTGAAGAATTTTTAAAGAAGAACAAGGTGTATCTATATTATACCGAGGAAGATTTAGAGCAGGATATAAAAAATCTTGAAAAAGTGGTTTAGCTTTGAAAATCGTCTCTAACACTTCCCCGATTTGTTATTTGTATTTGATCAACCAAATTGAGGTGTTGCCAAGTCTTTTTGGAGAGGTACATATACCAAATGCAGTCTATGAGGAACTACGAGATGAAAATGCTCCCTTAAACCTGCGAAGATGGACAAAAGAATATCCTGCGTGGCTAAATATACATACAGCAAACATTCTTTCAGACCCTTACTTATTTCGTTTGCATCCCGGTGAGAGAGAAGCTATTTGTTTAGCTGTATCTGTTTAGCTCTTTTAAGGAAAGCAGGGGACAGGCACTCCGGGACCCACTTGAGCATCATTTTGTGCTTAAAACATCTCATTTTTTGGGACAAGTGGGTCCCGGAAGAGCCAGTCCCCATGCCACATGCAAAGCGCTAAACAGATACGTTTAGCTCAGGATCTTTCAGCAGATTTGATACTTTTAGATGAAAAATCTGCTCGTAGTGTAGCTTCTGAAAGGTCATTAAGAGTAGCTGGGCTCCTTG contains these protein-coding regions:
- a CDS encoding UPF0175 family protein, translated to MEYTIPIPDDVAKKVQDRWEDIPGRVLESFALAAYNDGIITEYEIQKILNISSRWELEEFLKKNKVYLYYTEEDLEQDIKNLEKVV